In Desulfolutivibrio sulfodismutans DSM 3696, the genomic stretch GTCGGCAATACCGGGCTTATTGGAATTGCGCTCGCTCATGATCGCCTCCATTATTTTTGATGGAGAAAATATAGCATAATTGCCTAAAATTACAATAGAATTGTGCCATTTTTCCGTGCAACGGTCTCTATATTGTCTTTTTATGTATTTGTCTGTTTGTTTTTGAATGTAGGCCTTTGGCAACCGCGCCACAGGCGCTGTGGGTAGCTGATCGGCTCAGTTCCTCTTCGGAGGACACCCATGAAGGACACGGACCTGTATTCGCGGATTCTTGGCGTGGCCGAACCGTGGTTTGTCGAGACTGTCGAACTGAACACGGTTGATGGTCGGGTGCACATCCGCGTCGAACATGGCTCCGGGATGCGTAGGGGCGGGAACGCAAACACTCGAACCCCTCGCGATATCTTGGCGCGGCTACAGGAACCGGGAGCACTTCAAGGCCGCCATCTCCTTCTTCCGCGGCGGCCTGGACCTTTACCCGACCAGTTCGTGACAGGGGCGACCCACGGAAAACCCGGAAGAACCTTTTTTCATTTGTGCATCCCTGCCCGACGCGCTATGGCTGGGAGACGGAATCCGGTTCTTCCGGCAAAGGAGTCTTTTCATGTTCGGCATCGGCGCAACGGAACTCATCGTTATCCTGGTCATCGTGCTTGTGCTCTACGGCGGCAAACGGCTGCCGGAGCTGGGCTCCTCCTTTGGCAAGGCCATCCGCAACTTTCGCGGCGCGGGCGCCGAGCCCGATGAAATCGACGTGACCCCCGGGAAGCCCCCGGCCGCCGCCAACGGGGCCGACGACAAAAAACCGGACCCGGACACAAAAAACTCCGCCTGAGCCGCCCCCGGCCTGACCTTTGGCCTCGCCCCGGGCCATCCTGGACGGTTCGGGCGACCGTCACGCCGGGCACGACGGGCATGGCCGTCACGCCCGGTGCGACCGGCGCACCACTCTGTTCCGGCTCAAACCACGCCGAACCACCGTACCCCCTTTGCCCCCTCTACCCCCCTTCATCATGGACACACCCCGCATCGACTCCATCCAGGCCGCCCGGCAGACCATCGCCCAGGCCATGGACCGCTTCCCGGACGACGCCCTGGCCATCGCCGCCACCGGCGGCAAGGACAGCACCCTTTTGCTGCACCTGTGGCGCGAGTCGGCCGCCGCCGCCGGTCGACGCCTGCCCACGGTGCTTTTTCTGGAGGAAGGGGACGCCTTCCCGGAGATTGTGGAGTTTGTGCAGCGGCTTCGCCGCGACTGGGATCTGCCCCTGGTCACGGCCCGAAACCACGACCTGCTCGGGGACGGCCTGGCCGTGGGACAGTGGGTGGAGACGGCCCGGCTTGGGGAAGACAACCGCCGGGAACTGGCGCGCATCGGCTTTTCCGGAACCGGGTTCGCCTTCGACCCGGAGACCCTGCCGGGCAGCCACCTGGCCAAGACCGCGCCCCTGAACCGGTTTCTTGAGGCCCACGGCAAAGCCGCCCTGGCCACGGGCATCCGCCGCGACGAGCACCCGTCCCGGCAGGCCGAAGAGGCCTTCAGCCCCCGCAGCACGCCGCCCCATGTCCGCATTCACCCCCTGCTCCCCGTCCGGGAACGCGAGGTCTGGGACTACACCCTGTCCCGGGGACTGCCCTTTTGCGACCTGTACCGGGCGGGATACCGCTCCCTGGGCACGCGTTCGGGCACGGTGAAAAACGCGGACCTCCCGGCCTGGGAACAAGACCTGGAAAACACCCCGGAACGGGCCGGACGCCATCAGGGCAAGGAATCGGCCATGGCCCAGCTTCGGGCCCTGGGCTACATGTAGGGGCGGCCCCCTTCGGCCGGAAACCTCCCGGCCTGCCCGGGGCGTGTCCGTTTGGCGTGTCTGGCGGGCGCGCCTACTTTCCGGCGGCCCGACGCCTGCGGCCCTTGTCCTCCAGGCGGCAGGACGGCCCCGACGCCGCCTGCGGCCCCAGATATTTGACGAACACCTCGCCCGTGTGGCTGAAAAAGACCAGCTTGCGGCCCCTGTCTCCGCCCACATGGGACGCCGTCACCCGCAGCCGATGCCGGGCCAGGGCCTCATAGGCCGCCAGCACGTTTTTCTGCCCCACCCCGGCCTCTCCCTGGAACAGCGCCCCGGCCCCGCCGAACACCTTGCATTCCACCTCGGACAAATCCACCCCGCGCCGCGACAGGGCGCCGGCCAGCGCATCCACGGCCGCATCCACGTATCGGAACCGGTTTCCCGGGAGCAACACCTTTTCATAGTCCGCGCTGCGGGGCAAAAGGGCGTGGAAAATGCCCCCGAAACCGCAGTCGCGGGAGAAAAAGGCCACGGAGACGCACGAGCCGAGCACCGTCTGGACCATGGTCGGGCGTTCGAACACCCCGCCCTGGGCCACCAGAAGATACACGGAATCCAGATCAGGATAGAGATTTACGAGTTCGCGCATGGCTCGTCGGCGTCAAGAGGGTTTTTGGCGAACTCCAGGGCGCGCAAGGCCGCCAACATGTCCGCCGGATCAAACGGCTTGGTCAGGTAGGCCCCCGCCCCTTCCTCGAACTGGGCCTGCATCATGTTTTGCGCATCATCCAGGCTGGACAGCATGATGACCCGGGTGGGGCGCACGACGCCCGCCTGCTCCTCCATGCGCCGCATCCAGGCCAGGGCCCGGTGCCCGTCCATGGCGGGCATGAGGATGTCCATGACCACCAGATCGTAGGGCTCCCCCCGGTGCAGGGCCTGCTGGAACAGCCGCACGGCCTCGGCCCCGTCCTCGGCCTGTTCGCAACGTCCCACGTCCGCCAGGGCCTTTTCCACCAGATGGCGCTGATAGCGACTGTCGTCCACGATGAGTATGCGCGGCATTTCGTCCTCCATCTGCACGCCGTCACGCCCCCGGACGGCGTTTCTCCCCTGCGGGGGAAGCCAGGGCGGCCTGGGCCAGTCCGGGTACGTCCAGGACCAGGGCCATGAAACCTTCCTCCGTCACGGTGCCGCCCAAAATCCCCGCGACGTGGCCAAGGGCCGGGCCCAGATGCTTGAGCACGGCCTGCTTTTGGCCAAGCACCTCATCCACCAGGATGCAGAACCGCTCTCCCGCGGCCCGGACCACCACGGCATGGGCCGGGAGGTCCAGGTCGCACGGCGCCCCAGCAAGGGCGAAAAATTCCGCCAGACACAGCATGGGCGTGGGTTTGCCGCGCAGATCAAGCACCCGCCGGGTGGCGTCCGCCGCCTGCCGTCGCGGCACCTCCAGGCATTCCTCCACATAGTCCAGGTGGAAAAAAAAGGCCTGCCCCCCGGCCCGCACCTCCAGACAGTCGATGATGGCCAGGGACACGGGCAGCCGGATGGTGAAGACCGTCCCCCGGCCCGGTTCGCTGTCCACCCCGATGTCGCCGCGCAGGCTCTCGATGCCCTCCCGGGCCGCATCCATGCCCACGCCCCGACCGGACAACTCCCCCACGCCCGAGGCCGTGGACAGCCCCGGCACAAAGATCAGCGACAGCTTCTCCTGCCGCGACAGGCTCCGTCCCGGGTCCGCCAGCCCCCGGGCCACGGCGTGCTCCCACAGGGCGTCGGCGTCGATGCCCGCCCCGTCGTCCGTGACCTCGATGACCACCTCGTTGCCGTCCTGCCGGGCGCTCAGGCTGATGCGTCCGCAGACGGGCTTACCCGCGGCCCGACGTTTTTCCGGGGTCTCGATGCCGTGGTCCACGGCGTTGCGCAACAGATGCAAAATGGGGGTGTTGAGCCGCTCGATCAGCGTCTTGTCCAGCTCCGTGTTTTCGCCGTCAAGGACAAGGGCGGCCTCCTTGCCCAGGGCCGCGCAGGCGTCGCGCACCAGACGGCGGTATTTCAGAAAACTGACCTGCAGCGGCAGCATGCGCAGC encodes the following:
- the tatA gene encoding twin-arginine translocase TatA/TatE family subunit; this translates as MFGIGATELIVILVIVLVLYGGKRLPELGSSFGKAIRNFRGAGAEPDEIDVTPGKPPAAANGADDKKPDPDTKNSA
- a CDS encoding phosphoadenosine phosphosulfate reductase family protein, whose amino-acid sequence is MASPRAILDGSGDRHAGHDGHGRHARCDRRTTLFRLKPRRTTVPPLPPLPPFIMDTPRIDSIQAARQTIAQAMDRFPDDALAIAATGGKDSTLLLHLWRESAAAAGRRLPTVLFLEEGDAFPEIVEFVQRLRRDWDLPLVTARNHDLLGDGLAVGQWVETARLGEDNRRELARIGFSGTGFAFDPETLPGSHLAKTAPLNRFLEAHGKAALATGIRRDEHPSRQAEEAFSPRSTPPHVRIHPLLPVREREVWDYTLSRGLPFCDLYRAGYRSLGTRSGTVKNADLPAWEQDLENTPERAGRHQGKESAMAQLRALGYM
- a CDS encoding chemotaxis protein CheD, with protein sequence MRELVNLYPDLDSVYLLVAQGGVFERPTMVQTVLGSCVSVAFFSRDCGFGGIFHALLPRSADYEKVLLPGNRFRYVDAAVDALAGALSRRGVDLSEVECKVFGGAGALFQGEAGVGQKNVLAAYEALARHRLRVTASHVGGDRGRKLVFFSHTGEVFVKYLGPQAASGPSCRLEDKGRRRRAAGK
- a CDS encoding response regulator transcription factor: MPRILIVDDSRYQRHLVEKALADVGRCEQAEDGAEAVRLFQQALHRGEPYDLVVMDILMPAMDGHRALAWMRRMEEQAGVVRPTRVIMLSSLDDAQNMMQAQFEEGAGAYLTKPFDPADMLAALRALEFAKNPLDADEPCANS
- a CDS encoding chemotaxis protein CheA codes for the protein MDEKIFDMFVESCLEQLSGIESAVLDLEKAAPQESRAKVEAVFRAAHTIKGDAAAMGAAPLAELCHAVESVLAQVRDGSRPVDVALGGELLRAFDVVRSMVRRVRELLEDAGEATAEAAGEVARLTALAASPATPEPSAAAEDAPGQDAAGPGPEAAPPAWEGSRPRRLRDESLERIESITIPAGELDILVDRVGELGIVQARLESLARRLGDRDFMTVAEETGRLCALLRDQALGLRMLPLQVSFLKYRRLVRDACAALGKEAALVLDGENTELDKTLIERLNTPILHLLRNAVDHGIETPEKRRAAGKPVCGRISLSARQDGNEVVIEVTDDGAGIDADALWEHAVARGLADPGRSLSRQEKLSLIFVPGLSTASGVGELSGRGVGMDAAREGIESLRGDIGVDSEPGRGTVFTIRLPVSLAIIDCLEVRAGGQAFFFHLDYVEECLEVPRRQAADATRRVLDLRGKPTPMLCLAEFFALAGAPCDLDLPAHAVVVRAAGERFCILVDEVLGQKQAVLKHLGPALGHVAGILGGTVTEEGFMALVLDVPGLAQAALASPAGEKRRPGA